From the Prunus dulcis chromosome 4, ALMONDv2, whole genome shotgun sequence genome, one window contains:
- the LOC117624775 gene encoding transcription factor TCP4-like, giving the protein MGDTHHHHHPEATTSSRLGIRPSSGLSADIVEVVRGSHIVRSTGRKDRHSKVCTAKGPRDRRVRLAAHTAIQFYDVQDRLGYDRPSKAVDWLIKKAKAAIDELDELPSWNPHSVSTTTASTAVTAMETQNPTTTGFHCFAAVDAIGSANRRATMVGSGVSEQIVQNQNPLTNSTLLPPSLDSDAIADTIKSFFPMGASAGAAEAPSSTIQFQNYPPDLLSRTSSHSQDLRLSLHSFQDPILLQHQQAQAQHHQAQTHQNEQTLFSGTQQQNPLGFDGWTEHHQQQQQAEMNRFQRMVAWNSAGGGDTGNGGGSSSSAGFVFNSLLPTQQSTSSLQPSLFGQSHFFSSQRGPLQSSNSPSVRAWMMDQQNQQSISHDHHQISPTIHHHHQSSSSISNMGFASGGGFSGFHIPARIHGEEEHDGISDKPSSASSNSRH; this is encoded by the coding sequence ATGGGCGacacccaccaccaccaccaccccgAAGCAACGACGTCGTCCAGACTGGGGATAAGGCCGTCTTCGGGGCTCAGCGCCGACATCGTGGAGGTGGTTCGAGGCAGCCACATTGTCCGGTCCACGGGTCGAAAAGACCGGCACAGCAAGGTCTGCACTGCAAAAGGCCCAAGAGACCGCCGCGTCCGGCTCGCTGCTCACACCGCCATTCAATTCTACGACGTCCAGGACCGCCTCGGCTACGACCGGCCCAGCAAGGCCGTCGATTGGCTCATCAAGAAGGCCAAAGCCGCCATAGACGAGCTCGACGAGCTTCCCTCATGGAACCCACATTCAGTTTCGACCACAACAGCGTCTACGGCGGTTACAGCCATGGAGACCCAGAACCCAACAACCACTGGCTTCCACTGCTTTGCGGCGGTGGACGCAATTGGTTCTGCTAATCGAAGAGCAACAATGGTGGGGAGTGGAGTTTCAGAGCAAATtgttcaaaatcaaaacccacTTACCAACTCGACTTTACTCCCACCATCGCTGGACTCTGACGCCATTGCAGACACTATCAAGTCCTTCTTCCCAATGGGTGCTTCTGCAGGTGCAGCCGAGGCTCCATCGTCGACGATACAGTTTCAGAACTACCCACCAGATTTACTGTCCAGAACAAGTAGCCATAGCCAAGATCTACGCCTTTCTCTGCATTCTTTCCAAGACCCAATTCTTCTGCAGCATCAACAAGCTCAAGCTCAGCACCACCAGGCTCAAACCCATCAAAATGAGCAAACCCTCTTCTCAGGAACACAGCAACAAAACCCACTTGGGTTTGATGGGTGGACAGAGCATcaccagcagcagcagcaagcaGAGATGAACAGATTTCAGAGAATGGTAGCTTGGAATAGTGCTGGTGGTGGAGATACTGGTAATGGTGGTGGATCGTCATCATCAGCTGGGTTTGTATTCAACTCGCTGCTCCCAACGCAACAGAGTACTAGTTCTCTGCAGCCATCGCTGTTTGGCCAAAGCcacttcttttcttctcagaGGGGACCCCTTCAGTCCAGTAACTCGCCTTCAGTTCGTGCTTGGATGATGgaccaacaaaaccaacaatCGATTTCTCATGACCATCATCAAATCTCGCCAAccattcatcatcatcatcagtcTTCGTCTTCCATTTCCAACATGGGATTCGCCTCAGGAGGCGGATTCTCCGGCTTCCACATCCCGGCACGAATTCACGGCGAGGAGGAACACGACGGCATATCCGACAAGCCGTCCTCTGCTTCCTCCAATTCTCGCcattga